From a single Lacerta agilis isolate rLacAgi1 chromosome 3, rLacAgi1.pri, whole genome shotgun sequence genomic region:
- the DSE gene encoding dermatan-sulfate epimerase isoform X3, with product MGIPVPAQPPANQLRGLAVRKLGSNESGYDASLGLVPPPDYGIPKLHYFEDWGVVTYGSALPAEVNRPFLSFKSGKLGGRAIYDIVHQNKYKDWIKGWRNFNAGHEHPDQNSFTFAPNGVPFITEALYGPKYTFLNNALMFSPAVSKSCFYPWEGQVTEDCSSKWLKYKHDLAADCQGRVVAAMERSGIIFIRGEGVGAYNPKLKLKSLQRNLLLIHPQLLLLVDQILIEDGSPLETVASFFHNVDVPFEETVIDDVHGAFIRQRDGMYKMYWMDDTGYSEKAVIASRMYPRGYPYNGTNYVNVTTHLRAPVTRAVYLFIGPSIEVQSFSVHGDSQQLDVFITTDEHAYAVYLWTGEDKSRSVFAQVIADRHKVLFDQASAITSPPVSEVRDYMGIVEKNIQHFKPVFQQLEKQILSRVWNTDSFRKTAERLLRFSDKRQTEEAIDRIFAISQQQQQQQQQQSKAKNRKMAKGYKYVDAGPDIFAQIEVNERKVRQKAQTLAQKELPVDEDEEMKDLLDFADITYGKHKDSVLIKGRSGLAQMLATARSSAPSMSASYTRLFLILNIVIFFVMLAMQLTWFQKAKSLHSQRCLYAILLIDSCILLWLYSSCSQSQC from the coding sequence gtATGATGCAAGCCTGGGTTTAGTACCTCCGCCAGACTATGGCATTCCAAAACTGCATTATTTTGAGGACTGGGGAGTTGTAACATATGGAAGTGCACTGCCGGCTGAAGTCAACAGACCTTTCCTCTCCTTCAAATCAGGAAAACTGGGAGGACGTGCAATATATGATATTGTTCaccaaaataaatacaaagactGGATAAAAGGCTGGAGGAACTTCAATGCTGGCCACGAACACCCAGATCAGAACTCCTTCACTTTTGCCCCCAATGGTGTACCTTTCATAACAGAAGCTCTGTATGgaccaaaatacacatttttaaacaatGCACTAATGTTTTCTCCAGCTGTGTCGAAGAGCTGTTTTTACCCGTGGGAAGGGCAAGTTACTGAAGACTGCTCATCAAAGTGGTTGAAATATAAACATGACTTGGCTGCAGATTGCCAAGGGAGAGTGGTTGCTGCTATGGAAAGAAGTGGGATCATCTTCATCAGGGGTGAAGGAGTGGGTGCGTACAACCCCAAACTAAAACTGAAAAGCCTCCAAAGAAACCTGTTACTTATACACCCCCAGCTCCTCTTGCTAGTGGACCAAATACTTATTGAAGATGGTAGCCCCTTGGAGACAGTAGCCAGCTTCTTCCACAATGTGGATGTGCCTTTTGAGGAAACAGTTATTGACGATGTCCACGGGGCCTTCATTAGGCAACGAGATGGAATGTACAAGATGTACTGGATGGATGACACTGGCTACAGTGAAAAAGCTGTCATTGCCTCAAGAATGTATCCCAGAGGCTACCCTTACAATGGGACAAACTATGTGAATGTCACGACTCACCTGCGAGCCCCAGTCACGAGAGCTGTGTACCTCTTTATTGGGCCTTCCATTGAGGTCCAAAGCTTCAGCGTCCATGGGGATTCTCAGCAATTAGATGTCTTCATAACAACCGATGAGCATGCCTATGCCGTCTATTTATGGACCGGTGAGGATAAAAGCCGCTCTGTCTTTGCACAAGTTATTGCAGACCGCCATAAAGTTCTGTTCGACCAAGCCTCAGCTATTACCAGCCCCCCAGTATCAGAAGTCAGAGACTACATGGGGATAGTAGAAAAGAACATTCAGCATTTCAAGCCTGTCTTCCAGCAGCTAGAGAAACAGATACTTTCCCGTGTGTGGAACACAGACAGCTTCAGAAAGACAGCTGAGCGCCTGCTGCGGTTTTCAGATAAAAGGCAGACAGAGGAGGCCATTGACAGGATATTTGCAATctcgcaacagcagcagcagcagcaacagcagcaaagcaaagcaaagaacaGAAAGATGGCCAAAGGCTATAAGTACGTTGATGCTGGTCCTGACATTTTTGCACAGATTGAAGTGAATGAAAGAAAAGTTCGGCAGAAGGCGCAGACTTTGGCCCAGAAAGAATTGCCTGTGGATGAAGATGAGGAAATGAAAGATCTTCTTGATTTTGCAGATATTACATATGGGAAACACAAGGACAGTGTGTTAATCAAAGGCCGATCTGGTCTTGCACAGATGCTGGCAACTGCTCGAAGCAGTGCTCCTTCGATGTCAGCATCTTACACCCGCCTCTTCCTCATTCTgaacattgttattttctttgtcatgctagccatgCAACTCACTTGGTTCCAGAAAGCCAAGAGCCTGCATAGCCAAAGGTGTCTTTATGCGATCTTGCTAATTGACAGCTGTATATTATTGTGGCTGTATTCCTCTTGTTCTCAGTCACAAtgctag